In Thermosulfurimonas sp. F29, the sequence TGCGGACCCGGGTGGGAGTTCCGGTTACCACCGACATTCACGAGCCCCGTCAGGCCGAACCGGTGGCCGAGGTGGTGGATCTTATTCAAATTCCGGCCTTTTTGTGCCGCCAGACGGACCTGATTCTGGCCGCGGCCCGCACCGGAAAGCCCATCAACATCAAAAAGGGACAGTTCATGGCCCCTTGGGACATGCGCTACGCCGTGGAAAAGGCCAGGGCCGGAGGGGCCGAAGGGGTTCTGCTCACCGAAAGGGGGACCACCTTCGGATACCGGAACCTGGTGGTGGACATGCGTTCGCTGGTCATAATGCGTTCCCTGGGGGTCCCGGTGATCTTCGACGCCACGCATAGCGTGCAGCTGCCCGGGGGAGGGGAGGGGGCCTCGGGCGGGGATCGCCGGTTCGCCTTTCCCCTGGCCCGGGCGGCGGTGGCCTGCGGAGTGGACGGGGTCTTCATGGAGGTGCATCCGGACCCCGACCGGGCCCTGTGTGACGGTCCCAACAGTCTGCCGCTGGCCGAGGTTCCGAAAATTCTCGAGGTATTGAGAGATCTACGGGAGGTGCTGGACAGGTATGGAATTTCCTGAGGCGGTTTTAAAAAGAGCCCAAAAGGTGCGCCTCCTTTTGCTGGATGTGGACGGTATCCTTACGGAGGGATACATAGTGGTGGATGCGGAGGGGCGTGAAATTAAAAGCTTTTTCGTGCAGGACGGGATGGGCATAAAGCTTCTCCAGAAGGCCGGTATCGAGGTGGGACTTCTTTCCAGTCGATCCTCCCCACCCGTAACCTTTCGGGCTAAAGAGCTGGGCATAGACATCGTCATTCAGGGAGAGCTTGAGAAGTATCGGCTCTACCAGGAGCTTCTTTCCGAGAAGGCTCTTCGGGACGAGGAGGTGGCTTACATGGGCGACGACTGGGTGGATATCCCGGTGCTCAAAAGGGTGGGGCTGGCCGTCACGGTGCCCGAGGCCTGGCCCCCGGTGAAAGACTATGCTCATTATGTGACCCGGCGACCCGGAGGTCGGGGAGCGGTGCGGGAGGTGTGTGACCTCATTCTTAAAGCGCAGGGAAAGTGGGAGGCCCTATGGCAAGAATTTGGATCCTGATAACCCTCCTGGTATTCCTGGCCGGAGGGTGTAGCCCTGCTCCGAAGGCCGTGGTGCCGACAAAGAAAAGTCCCCCCTCTTCCGGACCTTCCGGACCAAAAAAG encodes:
- the kdsA gene encoding 3-deoxy-8-phosphooctulonate synthase, encoding MDSLRSWWPTHKRLLLIAGPCVLESLELALEVAVFMREAAEKAGFTYVFKSSFDKANRTSLSSFRGPGLEKGLEWLAEVRTRVGVPVTTDIHEPRQAEPVAEVVDLIQIPAFLCRQTDLILAAARTGKPINIKKGQFMAPWDMRYAVEKARAGGAEGVLLTERGTTFGYRNLVVDMRSLVIMRSLGVPVIFDATHSVQLPGGGEGASGGDRRFAFPLARAAVACGVDGVFMEVHPDPDRALCDGPNSLPLAEVPKILEVLRDLREVLDRYGIS
- a CDS encoding HAD family hydrolase, whose amino-acid sequence is MRLLLLDVDGILTEGYIVVDAEGREIKSFFVQDGMGIKLLQKAGIEVGLLSSRSSPPVTFRAKELGIDIVIQGELEKYRLYQELLSEKALRDEEVAYMGDDWVDIPVLKRVGLAVTVPEAWPPVKDYAHYVTRRPGGRGAVREVCDLILKAQGKWEALWQEFGS